In a single window of the Pseudomonadota bacterium genome:
- a CDS encoding sodium:calcium antiporter has protein sequence IDIMIGNVVGSNIANVGLVLACSAILAPLAVHIKVLKTELYLLLSISLIVAVICWFGTFYRILGIMFIAGLILYTYLAYHDVRNHRVKEEELQGKKFSYWILLCLIVGGLVLLALGADFFIDGAVDMARYFGVSELVIGLTLAAVGTSLPELASCISAARRKESDMIVGNVIGSNLFNLMMVFGTTAAVMPFHLERQLLCRDLPVMIAFSAVLVPCLVLWQGVRRWHGVLLLCCYLGYLYTLL, from the coding sequence CATTGATATCATGATCGGCAATGTCGTGGGAAGCAATATTGCCAATGTCGGTCTTGTTCTCGCCTGCTCGGCAATCCTCGCGCCCCTTGCGGTGCATATTAAGGTGCTGAAAACCGAGCTGTACCTTCTGCTGTCAATAAGTCTGATAGTGGCGGTGATCTGCTGGTTCGGAACTTTTTATCGAATTCTCGGCATCATGTTTATTGCCGGGTTGATTCTGTATACCTACCTTGCTTACCATGATGTCCGGAATCACCGGGTGAAAGAAGAAGAGCTCCAGGGGAAGAAATTTTCCTATTGGATACTCCTTTGCCTGATTGTCGGTGGCCTGGTCCTGCTGGCCCTGGGCGCTGATTTTTTCATTGACGGCGCCGTTGACATGGCACGGTATTTCGGGGTTTCAGAGCTTGTTATCGGTCTTACCCTTGCCGCAGTGGGCACCTCGCTTCCGGAACTTGCTTCCTGCATTTCCGCTGCGCGCCGCAAAGAGTCGGATATGATTGTCGGCAATGTGATCGGCAGCAACCTTTTTAACCTGATGATGGTTTTCGGCACCACGGCGGCGGTCATGCCGTTTCACCTTGAAAGGCAGCTTCTTTGCCGGGATCTGCCGGTGATGATCGCTTTTTCCGCGGTTCTCGTACCCTGTCTTGTTCTGTGGCAGGGAGTCAGGCGCTGGCACGGGGTTCTTCTGCTCTGCTGCTATCTCGGCTACCTCTATACCCTTCTGTAG
- a CDS encoding cell wall metabolism sensor histidine kinase WalK encodes MKKKRLLWQIFPPMIIVTIAAVIGATFYASSVLKELYLDQTREDLTIRTQLVVEQLYDEFASGNHQRLVSRCREVAAQVQARITLILPNGEVIADSVENPVRMDNHADREEIAAALKGERGRSLRFSRTLGKNMLYSALPVIIHTGPSALPENLYGVVRLSIPLVSITTVLHKIYWEFFLGAVVLLLFSSMTTFFLSRRISSPLEEMGRAAERFGRLDLSRKIVFSEKDAISLEVAGLAEAINKMATELHERIDTVTNQKNELEAVFKSMVEGVIVVDPGERILRANDTVSTLFNIPAKKMIGRSVTETFRDADFSRFVRETLAGDHYLERDLVFDQIEGERYLHAGGTVLYDGSGKRVGALAVLYDITRTKKLENMRSEFVANVSHELKTPITAIKGFVETLLDGALENGEDAGKFLEIIQKQANRLNAIVDDLLSLSRIEQDEKQNEIELQEHSLCPVLENCLEACAMKARGKKIALKLDCGPRIMVPMNQRLLEQAITNLLVNAIKYSSEESDVQINASHLAKEIHINIIDHGCGIAREHLPRLFERFYRSDKARSRKLGGTGLGLAIAKHIIQAHGGDIAVKSEPGKGSTFTIILPIIS; translated from the coding sequence ATGAAAAAGAAACGTCTTCTCTGGCAGATTTTCCCCCCCATGATCATTGTCACCATTGCGGCTGTCATTGGTGCGACCTTTTATGCATCAAGTGTCCTGAAAGAGTTATATCTCGATCAGACAAGGGAAGATCTGACAATAAGAACCCAACTTGTTGTTGAGCAGCTGTATGATGAATTTGCTTCTGGAAATCATCAACGCCTCGTCAGTCGCTGCCGTGAAGTCGCGGCCCAGGTCCAGGCGCGCATAACCCTGATTCTGCCCAACGGTGAAGTAATCGCTGACTCAGTTGAAAATCCGGTCCGGATGGATAATCATGCCGATCGAGAAGAAATCGCCGCGGCCCTTAAAGGAGAAAGGGGTAGATCCCTGCGGTTTAGTCGCACTTTGGGTAAAAATATGCTGTACTCGGCGCTTCCCGTTATTATTCATACCGGCCCCTCTGCTCTGCCGGAAAACCTATACGGGGTGGTACGATTATCAATTCCTCTGGTGTCCATTACTACTGTTTTGCATAAAATCTATTGGGAATTTTTTCTCGGTGCCGTTGTCCTCCTGCTCTTTTCCTCCATGACAACATTTTTTCTCTCTCGAAGGATAAGCTCTCCTCTGGAGGAGATGGGACGTGCCGCTGAACGTTTCGGCAGGCTGGACCTGAGCAGAAAGATTGTCTTTTCGGAAAAGGACGCCATTTCACTGGAGGTGGCCGGCCTGGCTGAAGCGATCAACAAAATGGCCACGGAACTCCACGAACGCATCGACACGGTTACCAACCAGAAAAACGAGCTTGAGGCCGTCTTTAAAAGTATGGTTGAAGGCGTCATTGTCGTGGATCCAGGGGAGCGAATTCTGCGCGCCAACGACACTGTTTCTACCCTCTTTAATATACCAGCAAAAAAAATGATCGGCAGGTCGGTTACTGAAACATTCCGGGACGCTGATTTCTCCCGGTTTGTGCGCGAGACTCTGGCCGGAGACCACTATTTGGAGAGGGATCTTGTTTTTGACCAAATAGAAGGCGAGCGTTATTTGCACGCCGGCGGCACAGTCCTATACGATGGTTCAGGTAAACGAGTGGGCGCCTTAGCGGTCTTATACGATATCACCCGGACAAAAAAGCTTGAAAATATGAGAAGTGAGTTTGTGGCCAATGTTTCCCACGAGTTAAAGACCCCAATTACCGCCATCAAGGGCTTTGTCGAAACACTTCTTGATGGTGCTCTTGAGAATGGAGAAGATGCCGGAAAATTTTTAGAGATCATTCAGAAACAGGCAAACCGCCTTAATGCCATTGTTGATGATCTCTTGAGTCTTTCCAGAATAGAACAGGATGAAAAACAGAATGAAATCGAGCTGCAGGAACACAGCCTTTGTCCCGTGTTGGAAAATTGCCTTGAAGCCTGTGCCATGAAGGCCCGGGGGAAAAAAATTGCCCTTAAACTGGATTGCGGACCACGCATCATGGTGCCCATGAACCAGCGCCTACTGGAACAGGCCATAACAAACCTCTTGGTCAATGCCATCAAGTATAGTTCAGAAGAAAGCGACGTGCAGATTAACGCCTCTCATCTGGCAAAGGAAATCCATATTAACATCATCGATCACGGCTGTGGTATCGCCCGCGAACATCTGCCCAGGTTGTTCGAACGTTTTTATCGCAGCGACAAGGCACGCAGCAGAAAACTTGGCGGCACCGGCTTGGGCCTTGCCATCGCCAAGCATATTATTCAGGCGCATGGAGGAGATATCGCAGTGAAAAGTGAACCTGGCAAAGGCAGTACCTTTACAATTATTTTGCCGATAATTTCCTAG